ATTCTATTAAACTTTTTTGCGAATAATTTAATAGCCTCAGTCACCCCATCAATAAAATGAAAGTTATCGGTTTTTTTTACGTAATCGTTCTCGATTTTACGATTAATAACTCCGTCTCTATCCAGAAACAAAGTCCAAGAAGCATCAAAAGTGGTAGGACTTAAATTCATGTTGCGCACGAAGGTAATCTTCGGGAATACCAATATCAATAAAATATTTATTGCTTACAAAGCCGCTGAAATTGATGTGTTCGATGTATTTCTCAAAAAAATCTTTTTCGATGCTAAAAGTTTTTGGAAAGTTAATGGAGGTAAAAAGTGCGCGGTTAAATAAATAAACACCACCGCTTATGCATCCATCTTTGTGCCCATCTTCTTTTTTTTCTTCAAAACCGGTAATTCTAAAACGGTTGTCGATACTCACTGTTCCAAACCTCCCTACTTCATCGTAGTATTTTAAAGCTAAAGTAATTTGGGCAGCATTTTTTTTGTGAAATTCATTCAATTGAAAAAGATCCACACTAAAAAGGGTATCACCATTTAGCACCAATACATTTTCGGAGCTGCATAATTGCATAGCATTCACAATCCCGCCTCCGGTGCCAAGCGGCTCATTTTCGTAGGCGTAAAGCAACTGCATTCCTTCGTACTCGGCACCAAAATATTCCTCAATACTGCGCGAAAGTGGTGAAACGGAAAGAACAACCTTTGGAATATTATAAAAACGTAAATACTTAAATAAATAATGAAGAAATGGTTTCCCATTTACTTCAGCCATTGGCTTTGTATTAGTGCCAATTGCAGGCTGCAAGCGTGTTCCAAAACCTCCGGCTAATATTATCGCTTCTCTTATCATTTGCTTGTATGGAAGTGCGAATGTATAAAATACTTGGTTCTTTCGCTTTGATTTGTTTTGTTAAATCGTCCAACTTGTTAAGCCTTCTTTGGTGAAAGAATATTTTTTTTCGTAGCCACCAAAATGGGTGAGGGCATCCAATACTTTGTAACGGGTATTATCCGGACAATAAAATACCATAAATCCTCCTCCACCGGCACCCGATATTTTTCCGCCGGTAGCTCCATTTTCAATGGCCACACGATAGATATCATCGATTAGCGGATTGGTAATTCCTTGTGTCAGTTGTTTTTTATTTTGCCAGCCGAAATCCAAAATTCTTCCCACTTCATTAATATCGCCACGAAGCAGTATTTCTTTCATCATTTCGGCTTGTTCTTTTAAATGATGAGAAGCTTCAATGGATTGTTGATTTTTGTCGAGGACGTTTTTCATTTGCGATTCAATGATATCGCTACTGAATCGACTTGTTTCGGTATAATATAAAATTAAATTGTGTGCCAATTCCTCCAAATACTGTTCTTTAATTTTAAGTGGGTTTACAATTACTTTATCGTCTTTATAAAACTCCATAAAATTTACACCTCCAAAAGTGGCCGAATATTGATCTTGTCGCCCGCCCGCCATCTTTAAATCCAATCGCTCTATTTCGTATGCTAAATGTGCAATATCGTATTCCCCTAAAGGCAATTTGAGCCATTCGGTAAAGGCACCTAATACTGCTACCACTAAGGTGGAAGATGCGCCCAGTCCTGAACCTGCGGGGGCATCCAAAAAAGTGCTTAAACGAAACGAAAGTGCTTTGTTGGTGAATTTCTTCACTACCTTATTGTACACTTCCTTTATCAAATCTAATTTGCCATCTTGTGGAAGTTCAGTAGCACTCGGGTAATGCAAATTTATTTTGCGATCAATGGATTCAAATTGAATGCTTCCATCGTTCAAGGGTTCTATGGATGCATAAGCATATAAATTTATGGTTGCATTTAAAATGGCACCGCCAAATAAATCGCAATAGGGACTTACATCTGTTCCGCCACCTGCCAAACCTAGTCGAAGAGGGGCTTTGCTTCTAATTATCATAGCTGTTTAAAGCTCCGAAATTAATTTATTAATGCTATCAATCAAGTGTTGCCACGAATATTTTTTCTTTTCTTCTTCCACATTTGCAGCAAAGAAGTTTTCTTTTTTGTTTTCATAAAAATCCACTAAGGCAGCAGCGATTGCTTTACTGTCGGGAGCTACCACATATCCCACCTTACCATCGGGTATCATTTCGGGTAAACCGCCAACATTGGTCACCAACATAGCTTTTCCGAAATGATAGGCAATTTGGGTAACGCCGCTTTGTGTAGCACTTTTGTAAGGTTGTACCACAATATCGGCCGCACAAAAATAATTCACCACTTCTGTATTCGGAATAAATGTTGTTTTCTCAATCACCCACTTTTTTAAATTGTGTTTTTGAATGATTTCTCGATAAGGTTTGGGATCAGAATAATACTCTCCCGCAATAATTAATTTTACATTTAATTCTTGAAATCGCTTGTCCGAAATCGCTTCCAACAATAAATCCAATCCCTTGTAATCTCGAATAAATCCAAAAAAGAGGATGTAAGAAAAGTCTGGTTTCAATTCAAGGCGTTGCAATGCGAGGTCTTTGGAAATGGCTTTTCCGAAATTGTCGTAGAGCGGATGCGGGCTATATAATTTTGGTTTTTTTAAATCAAACAATTCCAAATCTTTCAACACAGATTGCGACATAGTAATAAACGCATCAACCGATTTTACATAATAGGAAGACAAGAGGCGATCCGCAAATCTTTTTTCATGTGGGATAATATTGTCGGTAATGGAGATGATTTTTGTATGCCTATTTCCGCGAATGATGCGTGCGATGGTGCCTAAGCAAGGAGCCATAAATGGCAGCCAATAGCGAATTACAACAAGATCCGGTTTTTGCTTTCGAATACGCAGTCCCACCTTTATCCAATTAAATGGATTGATAGAATTTATGGCTACCGAAATTTTTATTCCGAGCGGTGCAGGTTCGTCGCTCAACTGGGTTTTCCCTGGAAATAAAAAATTGGGGTATTGTAAACTAAAGGTAACAATTTCGGCATCATCCCCGTTTTCCGTAAAGGCTAAACAGAGGCGCTCGTTGAAGGTGGATATACCTCCACCCCTTAAAGGATGCGCCGAACCAATTATTGTTACTTTCAAAGTTGGGACTTACAAACCTGATTTTTTTTCAATTAGGTAACTATTACGGGTAGGGGAATTGCGAGAAATTAATTCCCCTAAAAATCCTGCGAGAAAAAGCATTGTGCCTAAAACCATTGTAGTTAAAGCAATGTAAAAGGAGGGACGCTGTGTAATTAATATTTCGGGTTCATTCAAATAAACCATGTATAGCTTGTTAGCGCCTAAATAAAAGGCCACACAAAAGCCAATCAAAAACATTATGGTTCCTAAGAAGCCGAACAAATGCATGGGGCGCTTGCCAAATTTAGAAACAAATGAAATGGAAAGTAAATCCAGAAACCCATTAATAAAACGCTCCAATCCGAATTTAGTGGAACCGTATTTGCGCTCCTGATGTTGCACTTCTTTTTCGCCAATTTTTGAGAATCCTGCCCATTTTGCAATTACCGGAATATAGCGGTGCATTTCACCGTAAACCTCAATACTCTTAACTACATCCGCTTTATATGCTTTTAATCCACAATTAAAATCATGCAAACTAATGCCACTCATTTTTCGGGTAGCATAATTAAATAATTTGGTTGGAATGGTTTTGGTAAGCGGGTCATAACGTTTTTTCTTCCATCCCGAAACCAAATCATAGCCATCCTGTAAAATCATTTTACGCAATTCCGGAATTTCATCCGGGCTGTCTTGCAAATCCGCATCCATGGTAATGACTACTTTACCTTGAGCCGCTTCAAATCCTACATTTAATGCGGCACTTTTGCCGTAGTTTCGGCGAAATTTAATGCCTTTAATATTGGGATTTTTAGCAATCAATTCCTCTATTTTTTTCCAACTACCGTCTTTACTTCCATCATCCACATAAATAATTTCGTAGCTGTAAGCGTTTAGTAGCATAACGCGCACTATCCAATCGGTTAGCTCTGGCAACGATTCTTCTTCGTTGAGAAGGGGAATTACTAAAGAAAGATCCATTATTGATTTTGTTGGATAAAACTATTGAAAGAATCACCTGAATTAGGATGCTCCTTCTTAATAAAAGCGGCTGTTACCAGCGAAATTATGGTGCCTACAAAAGTATAACCTAAAATTGAAAAGAATGCCATTGATGTGGGATTCATAAAATATTGTGAAGCTTCCATTGCCTTTTCTATTTCTTCATCCGAACGCCCTGAATCCAGCATGTTTTGCTCCGTTTGCTCCATTATTTTTTCGATAATGCTTGAATCCACAAATTTGATGTACAGAAATATCGTGAAAGCAATAATTACACTGGCAAAAAAGGAAATCAAAAAGCCGGAATAAAAGGCAGTCCCATAAGAAATCACACCATTTAATTCTTTATCGCGGTAGTTTTTGGATCCAATAAAAATACCCAAACCGAGCGCTGCATAGCCCATAACTTGCATCAGCCCCGAAAATTTTGTTCCTAAAATGCTCGAAAGTATAAAAACCAGAAAAAGCATTATACCTGTCATACCGCCATAATTCATGGCACTGCGTGAAATACTAAGTTTTGTTTCGCTCATAATTCGGTGTAAACCCTTATCAGTTGGCAAATATAGAAATTAATAAAACAAAATTATTGCAGTTTTATTGTAGGATGTCGCCAAAAACTATACTTTTGCGCCCGGGTAAGTCTCTTACGACCAGCTCCTGTTGAACTCCCCCAGGTTCGGAAGAAAGCAAGGGTAAATGGTTGAGCGGTGCGATAAGAGTAGCTTACCCTTTTTTTGTGCACTTTATTTTGAATTCATGTGACGCAAACTCTTGAATTTCGGTGCCTTAGCATATTTGTAAGGGTTTCCTTACCTTTCCTCCATGAAACTAAAAATCATCCTTTTTGTTTTACTTTGTACAGTTACTTTATTTGCGATTGCATTAACAAAAAAATACATGAATCCAGCTGAAAATAAGATCCGATTTGTTGCTTTAGGCGATTCCTATACTATTTGTGAAGGTGCGGATTGGGAACAATCCTGGCCTTTTATCTTAACCAAGCACCTAAATGAAACACAGGTTCCGACTACATTGATTGCAAATCCTTCGGTTACCGGTTGGACTACACAAGATTTAATTGACAAGGAATTGCCTGTGTATGACGAATCAAATCCTGATTTTGCGACATTGCTTATTGGCGTTAATGATTGGGTTCAAAAAGTTCCGGAAGAGCAGTTTCATAAAAATCTGGTGTTGATTTTGGATAGAATGCAGGCTAAACTTGCTGTGAAAACTAATTTGGTTTTGATTAACATCCCTGATTTTGGGGTAACACCCAAAGGCGCCCAATACAGTGGTGGGCGTGATATTTCCAAAGGTATTGCGGATTTTAATTCCATAATCGAAAAGGAAGCAAAAAAGAGAAACTTAAAAGTGGTAGATATTTATCCCACCACTCAATTGATGAAAAATGATCCAAGATTAATTTCTTCCGACGAATTGCATCCTTCAGCTGCAGAGTATGCGCTCTGGGAAGCACTCATTTTTCCGGTGGTGCATAGTGTATTGAAAAAATAAATCATGATACCCAAACTCGAAGATTTACCGAAACTGGCTAAAAACGCCAAAACCAATACAGAAAAGTTCTTTAATAAGTTGAGAAAGAATCAGCCTAAATTGTTGGATTCAACTGTTGAAGCCATTCACGAGGAAGTATTTGCCACAACCGATTGCCTCAAATGCGCCAACTGCTGCAAAACCACCAGTCCAATATTTTATCAAAAAGATATAGAGCGCTTATCCAAATTGTTTCGAGTGCGTCCTGCAAAATTTATTCAAGAGTATTTGCACATGGACGAAGACAACGATTATGTGCTCAATTCGGCACCTTGTGCGTTTTTAGGAGAGGATAATTATTGTACTGTTTACGACCACCGTCCCAACGCTTGCCGCGAATATCCGCATACCGATAGAAAACGTTTTTATCAGGTGCTGGATATTACTTTAAGAAATACTGCTGTATGTCCGGCTGCTTATGCCATAGTTGAAAAACTTAAAAAAGTAATGTAATGGCTAAAGATATTTTTCACAGCATTCAATTTAAAGCAAAGCCCAAAGTGCTTTATGACTTGATCATGAACCCCATAAAGCACAGCGCTTTTACCGGAGCGGAAGCAATAATTAGTCAACAAATTGGAGGAAAATACAGTGCCTATGATGGTTACATTGAAGGTGAAAACATCGAATTGATTCCAGGGAAAAAAATTGTGCAAACCTGGCGTGCAATGGAGGAGGAGTGGCCCGATGGTGAGAATTCAATTATTGAATTTATATTTATTGAAAATGAAAAAAGAACGGAATTACAGTTTACCCATAAGGATATTCCCCATGCTGTAAAAAGCGATTTCAACAAGGGATGGGTGGAACATTATTGGGAGCCGATGAAAGCCTATTTAAAGGAATAAATGTCTTACTTCGAAATCATCGCGAGCTTGTTGGGACTGACAAGTGTTTGGCTCCTTACCAAACAAAATATGTGGTGCTGGCCTACAGGAATTGTAATGGTGTTGATGTATATCTACATTTTTTACGAAGCCCGCTTGTATTCCGATATGCTCTTGCAAGTATTTTTTGCTGTAATGCAAGTGTATGGTTGGTATTATTGGCAAAAAGGAAAGCGCGATAATGAAACTTTAGTCGTAAAATATTTATCGCAAAAGGAAATTGTTTTTTGGTGCATTTCAGTGATTCTTTTTTCGGGGATTCTCGGATGGTTAATGAAAAAATATACCGATGCCGACTTGCCTTACATTGATGCAACAACTGCTGCCATGAGTGTAATTGCACAATGGCTTATGACAAAAAAAATTATTGAGAATTGGATTTTGTGGATTATTGCAGATGTAATTTATGTGGGGATGTATTTTTACAAAGGACTTTATGCAACATCCATTTTATATTTTATTTTTCTCGGTTTGGCCATTCTTGGATTTATGGAATGGAAGAAATCCTACAAGGTAAAAAAGAGTTCTTAAAAAAATCAGCTCTGCGCCCTCTGCGCCTCCTCCGCGCCCTCTGCGGTTAAAATAAAATATCACAGTTAAAATCCAATAACATTCTTTTTCCACTAGAAAGGAATGTCTGTACTCATTTATAAAGCGCTTCTCAACTATTTTATTCACCTAACTCATCTCTCATTTCCGCAGCCGGATAAGCATATTTTCCTTTTCCTTTAGCAATTTTTGAAAACAGTTTTAGCGCATCTGATTTATTGTTTGCATCTTTTAAATTTAATGCTTTCAACCATTCCGCTTCTTCGTAGTAAGGTGATTTAGCTTGTTTTAAAATTAAATTTAATTGGGCATTAGAAGCTTTGTATTGCTTTAGCATGCGTTCCGTTTTCCCAAGAAAAAATAAGGCCTCTTCATTTTTTGCTTCCGCTTTTAATACCTCTTGCAGTTTTATTTTTGAAGCAGCATAATTTCCGCTCATAAAATCAGCTTTCGCATCTGCCAATAAATTAATTGAGTTAGTGTTTATCGTGTATGCACTCTTTTTTGCAGAACTTTCTTTGCTTAATGCCCTGCTTTGAACTTGTGCGGCTGCCGGAGCTGTTGTTCCGCTAAAGGTTGTCCCGGCTTTTTCGTCAGATTCACTTCGTGTTTTTGCATCGTCTTCCATATCTTTAGCAGCATCCAAAGCGACGGTTTGTGTTTCCTCAACAGCAGTCACAGGTGCTTCAAAAACAGCTTTCCCGGAGCTTAGGTTGGCATCTGTGCTTTTTATCGATTCTGAATTTAAATTGGGTTCAATGCTTGGTTGTGTTGTGGTTATAGGGTTGGATTTACTCGAAAATTCTGTAGGAATATTTTTTATTTCCTGTTTTTCAGATTTATGCGCTGCAACGGATAAGTCTTTATTTTCAGGGGCTACTTCATTACTGCTTTCGGCTGGAGCTAGCGGTTCCGCATTTTCTTTGGGTTTTTCAAGCACACTTACTGCATCTTTCTTTGATTCTCCTGCAAAATAATTGAATAGGAATCCTACTCCTACTAATACAAGAATACTTGCTGCAATAGCAAAATAGTTCCTTCGGGTAATTGAAAAAATAACAGTTTCAGGTTGGGAAATTCTTTTTTCTATACGCGTGTTAATTTCCGTTACATCTTGCGTAAATGATTGCGGAGTTCCTGCAATACGGTAGGCTTCCACCATATCGTTACACAACTCACAATCGGCCAAATGTAATTCTATCGCGCGCATTTCCTCCTTGCTCAGCTTTTGCTGCACATAGCCCCACAATTGCTCGTCGCTTGGACAAACACTTGCACTAAACATTTTGCTAACAGTGCTAGGGTGTGACATTTTTTTGAATTAGTATATTTTTTAAATTTCGTTTTCCGTTCTGAATAAAGCTCTTCACATTGTTAAGGCTTAAGCCTGTTAGATCCGTAATTTCCTGGTAACTTTTCTCTTTCAGGTAGAATAATTCAATGCAAAGTTTTTGTTCTTGGCTTAATTCAAGCAGTGCATTTTCGAGCTCGCTGAGTTTTATTTCTTTTTGATTTTCTTCTTCTTGATGCAAAAAATCGCGGTATTCCATAAGCGGTGTAATCAACTCTGCTGCCTCTCCACCAATTTCGGTAAAATGCTTGTTTTTGCGCAGCTGCATGAGGCAATAATTTTTTGCCACGCTGTGCAACCAACTTTTAAAGTTTGTAATACTATGCTTTTTTAAATCAACCAACAGTTTTTCAAAAACCTGCATGGCGGCATCCTTGCTTTCATCGCGGTTTTGAAAGTATTTTAAACACACCGCATACACCAGAGTGGTATATCTTTCAAATAAAACACCTACACATGCTTTTTCATCGGTTTGCGCATAACGTGCTACCAACTCAAGGTCAGATAAGGTTTTTAAGAAAGGTTGTGCGGAATTCAAATCGTTTTTTTACAAAAATAAGCTTAATCCTGAATTATTTTTTAATCGTTTATGGAAAATTCAAAACACATGCATCTAATCCTCAAATAACAAAATAAACCATCTGCCTCCAGCAGAATAAAACTCAAAATTATGAACACAAAAAAAATCATTTCTAAAACTAACATGCTCTTTATCGTATTTGTTGTCTTTAACTCCTATCTGGTGAATGCCGCCACTGAAAAAAAAGTGAACGCAAAAATCGAAAAGGCAATTGTGTTTTTGCAAGGAGCACAACTTTTTAGCTCTGCCGATTTTAATGTTGGTGTGGGAACAAGCGATTTAATATTTGAAGGAGTTTCTCCATTTATTGAAGCACAAACCCTGCAAGCAATTGGCACAGGAAATATTATTATTTTGGATGTGCGTCACAACATTAAGTATCCGGAAGTTATTGCAGTGGATGAAAAAATAAAACCTAAAAATTTCCGAATCCTAAAAGCGATGGAAGATTCCATTCAGGAATTTAGTTGGACCTTGGAAGATATGTTGGATAAACGTACGGCCTTAACAACCGAGAAGAATACCTTACTCAACAACCGATTAATTAAAGGGGAAACAAAACGTGATTCGCTGGCTTTATTGAAAGAAGCACTGGAATATTTGCGGTTTCGATTAAATAATATCAACACAGAGTTACAAAAATTAAAACGTGAGGAATTTAAAGTTACAGCGGCCAAGCTTCGCACCGAAGAAAGACTTGCCGAATTGAATGCAGAAAACCAACGCAGTGGTGAACAAAATCCCGAACAAAAAAAGGGAGCCATAAACCAAGTTATAGTTACAGTGAGCTCTTTATTTGCAGCGGCGGTTAACATCGACATCAATTATTTTGTGCGCAATGCAGGATGGACACCCAGTTATGATTTGCGTGCTACATCGGCCAACACCAATTTAAAATTGGATCACAAAGCAAGTGTGTATCAAAATTCAGGAATCGATTGGAACGACGCAGCACTCACGCTATCGACCGGAACACCCAATCAGGGAAATACTAAGCCTGAGTTGAATACAAATTACTTGAATTATTATGTGGCAAGAAGCTATTCGTATTCAGGAGCAACCGCTGCACCCTCAATGAATACCATGTCGATAAAATCGACTGCCGATGCAAAATATCTCGATCGTGAAGAGGTGCAATCTAAAACGACAGCAGACTACACAGTTGTAGTAGAAAATCCCATTCGTGTAGACTATGAGATAAAATTAAAATACTCGATTCCGTCCGATAGCAAAACGCACATGGTGGTGGTGCAAAGTAAGGAAGTTCCCTCTTCGTTCGTTTATTCAGCCATTCCAAAGCTTGACCCAAATGCTTTTTTAGTCGCAAAAGTAACGGATTGGGAAAGTATGAATTTGATACCCGGCGCTGCGCGTATTTATTTTGACGGCGGCTATATTGGCGAAACCAGCATCAATCCGCAAGAAATGGAGGATACCTTGCAATTGAATATGGGGCGCGATAAAAGCACCTTAATGGAGCGAAAAAAACTGAAAGATAAAAGCAAAGAGAAAACATTTAATAATGACCGCGTACTTACCTATACCTACGAAATAACTTTGCGAAATACAAAAAGTGCAAGCATTAAATTAGAAATAGAAGACCAAATTCCGGTATCTCAAAATGAAGAAATAAATGTGGCATTGCTCGAATCAACGCATGCAGAGTTGGATGAAGCCACTGGAAAATTAAAATGGAATATAAATTTGAAACCGAAAGAAGTGCGTAAACTTTCGTTTACCTATGAGGTGAAATATCCGAAAAACAAACAACTTGCCGGATTGTAAGAACGATAGAAATAAAAAAATCCCGAACAGTTATTATTCCTGTTCGGGATTTTTTATGAAATGAATTTTAAATTTTAGTTTTTCTCAAGCACATTTAAGCGAGCTTGCATTTGTTGAATGACTTGTTCTAACTTTTCAATTTGTGCTTGCTGTTCTTGAACTGCTTTTACCAATGGAACAGTAAATTCAGAATACCTTAATCCCAAGAGCTTTCCGGACTTATCTATACCGCTAAAATCATAACCTGATTTTTGAGCTGCTTGTTCCACCTCCTGTGCAATAAACCCACTGAAGCTTATTTTTTCAATATCATATTTGCCATCCCAATTCAACGAATTTTCTACTTCTAACAATTTGTTTTCTTTGTCCACATTGAGGTGATAGGTAACCGGACGAAGTGCTTTAATGAAAGCAAGCCCAATCACATTCTCTTCAATGTTATCTTTTATTCGGGCATCGCTAAAATTAGTCCAGGAAACTTGTCCACCAATACTTGAAATGGATGAGTTTCCAATACGTGCTTTGTTGCTTGCATCGGATGTACAAAGGTTTCCAATAGCTATTGCATTACTCAAATTCGCACTTGATGTGCTTGCACCATATCCAATTGCAGTATTTCCCGAACCGCTTATGTTTGTTGAAAGCGCTGCAGCGCCAAATCCGGTATTGGCAGCTCCGGTGGTATTGCTTTGTAATGCCAATGCACCAAAAGCTGAATTATCATAACCACTGGTGTTTAGTGTAAGCGTTTTATGTCCAAAGGCGGAGTTTGTATTTCCTGCATTAGCAGCCAAGGCAATATTCCCAAATGCAGTGCAATTAGGATTAGTATTAAGTCCTGTCCCTGCTGTCAATCCATGAATACGAATATCTTCAATAACGTCTAATAATGCGCCTGGAGTGGTGGTTCCAATTCCAACTTTACCATCTGCTTTAACCGTAAGGCGGTCGCCGCCATTTGTAAAAATAGGAAAATCGAAATTTCCACCTGTACCAATTCCTCCGGTTGCATTTCCGGAAGGGGTAGATAAAAAGACAGAAGCTCCATTTACTGTATTGT
The sequence above is a segment of the Bacteroidota bacterium genome. Coding sequences within it:
- a CDS encoding tail fiber domain-containing protein; the protein is MKTTHTKFKIVTLICLIFCNSLKLTFAEAPQKMNYQTVVRNSAGVLLSNASIGIRISILQGSTSGTAVYVETQTASTNTNGLATIEIGGGNAVTGTFDGIDWSTGTYFIETAIDPTGGSNYSILGISQLLSVPYALHSTLSSYAFLADTAILAQSAAFANSAIMADTALISKDNYWKANGNNIYKSVSGNVGIGTSTPTSFLHLSQAGGMNFQMDNTVNGASVFLSTPSGNATGGIGTGGNFDFPIFTNGGDRLTVKADGKVGIGTTTPGALLDVIEDIRIHGLTAGTGLNTNPNCTAFGNIALAANAGNTNSAFGHKTLTLNTSGYDNSAFGALALQSNTTGAANTGFGAAALSTNISGSGNTAIGYGASTSSANLSNAIAIGNLCTSDASNKARIGNSSISSIGGQVSWTNFSDARIKDNIEENVIGLAFIKALRPVTYHLNVDKENKLLEVENSLNWDGKYDIEKISFSGFIAQEVEQAAQKSGYDFSGIDKSGKLLGLRYSEFTVPLVKAVQEQQAQIEKLEQVIQQMQARLNVLEKN